The following proteins are encoded in a genomic region of Candidatus Aquicultor sp.:
- a CDS encoding FAD-binding and (Fe-S)-binding domain-containing protein: protein MSNKLEGVRGELESLFGPWVSFDRIERKLYSHDIGVLPGLIKPLTGTGIAGAVVQPGEETDIIKLIEIAERAGVTITPRGAGSSGYGGAVPAEGAIVVETRRMAGIVGIDRDAMTAKVKTGTVWKDLEEELGETGLASRLYPSSAPSSTVGGWLAQGGTGFGAYEYGWFKDNVVKARVVLPNGEIKEFAGTDLDLISDANGITGIISEVTIRIRPLTAEKVFAVAFTDETALETALGCLARTNAPLWSAGFINPTGVRLKKQLPPKTHHGHPIDTHIPELPETYIALFACDTEQAGKAEHAINDAIQLAGGAMLGDDVAEHEWSERFNPMKAKRIGPSLIAAEFVVPVEKLGSVLSEINTKIAHPFVIEGTVVKGGEVVILGFIPHDERSFAFTLAYGLSITAAKIAKKFGGRIYTTGIYFRREAPAILGKERLEKLTAFKHTIDPSGYFNPGKVIGGGLLSTVMGLVESFDPLVRAVGNLAKAPVGERFAREVNGIPGDLAWYAYACAQCGYCEQGCTQFYGRGWQSHSPRGKWYFLKEVIEGREKITQDDIDKFMVCTTCERCDISCQLDLPIEPSWMKLRGKFIAEDKKMTFPAFEMMAASAHKERNIWAAYSQDRDAWLEGEDEIKSHIRPKADIAYFAGCTASYVEDDIAKASTTLLGRAGIDFAYLGKEEACCGIPMLVCGRWDIFEEILRHNVSKMKETGAETVVTSCPACWLAWNTVYPEWAQKLGIEYPFKAKHYSQVLADKIAAGELTFDHEVPMKVTFHDSCHIGRAGGVYEPPRDLIKAIPGVELVEMKHNRENGLCCGSVLTLIGETPVAPVLGKRKLDEAAEAGAEAIIALCPCCQFQMRVAADKNGVDMPVKDLASLAAKGLGVDLPDSTPEALYQWSVFEKMIYLMKPEPMVDLMATLMPQLVEAMPGPFPTMMRIMAKIPGALEAMRPIMPKMMPIMLPGMMPKVMPAMIKEVRAYMGEIPDYMSAQFDDLLPTTMEALMPNMLPMIASGVTDKMIACLKHGCNKQAQAVSA, encoded by the coding sequence ATGAGCAATAAATTAGAGGGTGTGCGCGGCGAGCTAGAATCGCTGTTCGGCCCATGGGTAAGCTTTGATCGCATAGAGCGGAAGCTTTACTCACACGACATCGGTGTACTGCCGGGCTTGATCAAACCACTGACCGGAACAGGAATTGCCGGAGCGGTCGTCCAGCCGGGGGAAGAAACCGATATCATAAAGCTCATTGAAATTGCTGAACGTGCCGGTGTAACTATAACACCGCGCGGCGCCGGTTCGTCCGGCTACGGCGGGGCAGTACCGGCCGAAGGCGCGATTGTTGTAGAGACGCGTCGCATGGCAGGCATCGTCGGCATCGATCGTGATGCAATGACAGCTAAAGTCAAAACCGGTACCGTCTGGAAAGATCTCGAAGAAGAACTCGGAGAAACCGGCTTGGCATCGAGACTCTACCCATCAAGCGCTCCAAGCTCCACTGTAGGAGGTTGGCTTGCTCAGGGTGGAACCGGCTTCGGTGCTTACGAATATGGTTGGTTTAAGGACAATGTCGTTAAGGCAAGGGTTGTCCTGCCGAACGGTGAGATCAAAGAGTTCGCAGGTACAGACCTCGATCTCATCTCTGACGCAAACGGTATTACCGGTATTATTAGTGAGGTTACGATACGCATTCGCCCGCTCACGGCCGAGAAAGTGTTCGCCGTTGCGTTTACCGATGAAACAGCGCTTGAAACAGCGCTTGGATGTCTTGCGAGAACAAACGCCCCACTATGGTCGGCGGGCTTTATTAACCCAACGGGGGTTCGTTTAAAGAAACAACTTCCGCCGAAGACCCATCATGGGCACCCGATCGATACGCACATACCGGAATTACCGGAAACATACATCGCGCTCTTTGCCTGCGATACTGAACAAGCAGGCAAGGCGGAGCATGCAATTAATGACGCGATACAACTAGCCGGTGGCGCTATGCTAGGCGATGATGTTGCCGAGCATGAGTGGTCGGAGCGTTTCAACCCGATGAAGGCTAAACGGATCGGACCATCGCTAATTGCGGCTGAGTTCGTTGTCCCGGTTGAGAAACTTGGCAGCGTTCTTTCGGAGATTAACACGAAGATCGCCCACCCGTTTGTTATCGAAGGCACGGTAGTTAAGGGCGGGGAAGTGGTCATTCTGGGCTTTATTCCGCACGATGAACGGTCCTTTGCATTTACACTCGCTTACGGCTTGTCGATTACAGCGGCCAAAATTGCTAAGAAATTCGGTGGACGTATTTATACCACCGGTATTTATTTCCGAAGAGAGGCCCCTGCAATTCTCGGGAAAGAGCGGTTGGAAAAGTTGACTGCATTTAAGCACACCATTGATCCAAGCGGCTATTTTAACCCCGGCAAGGTAATCGGCGGCGGTTTGCTGAGTACGGTAATGGGGCTTGTGGAATCATTCGACCCGCTGGTTCGTGCAGTTGGCAATTTGGCAAAAGCGCCGGTCGGCGAGCGCTTTGCTCGCGAGGTTAACGGCATCCCCGGGGACCTCGCCTGGTATGCGTATGCGTGCGCCCAGTGCGGTTACTGCGAGCAGGGCTGCACACAGTTTTACGGGCGCGGCTGGCAGTCACACTCACCGCGCGGCAAATGGTACTTCTTGAAAGAAGTCATTGAGGGACGCGAGAAAATCACCCAAGATGATATCGATAAGTTCATGGTCTGCACCACGTGCGAGCGTTGTGATATCTCATGTCAGCTTGACCTGCCGATCGAGCCAAGCTGGATGAAGCTTCGCGGCAAGTTCATCGCCGAAGATAAGAAAATGACGTTCCCGGCGTTTGAAATGATGGCGGCCAGCGCGCATAAAGAGCGCAATATCTGGGCTGCCTATTCGCAGGATCGCGATGCCTGGCTTGAAGGCGAGGACGAAATCAAGAGTCATATCAGACCAAAAGCAGATATCGCCTATTTTGCCGGTTGTACCGCATCTTATGTCGAAGACGATATCGCCAAAGCTTCGACAACGCTGCTCGGAAGGGCGGGCATTGATTTTGCTTACCTCGGGAAGGAAGAAGCGTGTTGCGGTATTCCGATGCTTGTTTGCGGCCGCTGGGATATCTTCGAAGAAATTTTGCGCCATAACGTTTCCAAGATGAAGGAAACCGGCGCTGAGACCGTTGTTACATCATGTCCGGCATGCTGGCTGGCATGGAACACCGTGTATCCGGAGTGGGCGCAGAAGCTCGGTATCGAGTACCCATTTAAGGCAAAGCATTACTCACAAGTGCTGGCCGATAAGATTGCCGCAGGTGAGCTTACCTTCGATCATGAAGTGCCGATGAAAGTTACGTTCCACGATTCGTGTCACATCGGGCGAGCCGGCGGTGTCTACGAGCCGCCGCGGGATCTCATAAAAGCGATTCCCGGAGTTGAGCTCGTTGAGATGAAACACAACCGTGAAAACGGCCTGTGCTGCGGCTCCGTTCTTACCTTGATAGGCGAGACCCCGGTAGCACCGGTTCTCGGTAAACGAAAATTGGACGAAGCGGCCGAAGCGGGAGCCGAAGCAATTATAGCGTTGTGCCCGTGCTGCCAGTTCCAAATGCGGGTTGCGGCAGATAAGAACGGTGTCGACATGCCGGTTAAAGATCTCGCGTCGCTGGCGGCAAAAGGCCTAGGTGTCGACCTGCCGGATTCAACGCCCGAGGCACTGTATCAGTGGTCGGTCTTCGAGAAGATGATCTACCTGATGAAACCGGAGCCGATGGTTGACCTCATGGCTACGCTCATGCCGCAGCTGGTCGAGGCGATGCCGGGGCCGTTCCCAACGATGATGCGCATAATGGCGAAGATTCCTGGCGCGCTTGAGGCAATGCGTCCGATTATGCCGAAGATGATGCCAATCATGCTTCCCGGTATGATGCCGAAAGTCATGCCGGCGATGATCAAAGAGGTTAGAGCATATATGGGCGAAATACCGGATTACATGAGTGCGCAGTTTGATGATTTGCTCCCGACAACGATGGAGGCGCTTATGCCGAACATGCTGCCCATGATCGCGTCTGGGGTTACCGACAAAATGATCGCGTGCCTGAAACACGGCTGCAACAAGCAAGCGCAGGCAGTAAGCGCATAA
- the ychF gene encoding redox-regulated ATPase YchF: MKVGIIGLAKAGKTTVFNALTGSSAQTGTYGTQKANLAVIKVPDERLGYLSNVYSPKKTTYAEIAFVDVPGPTDASASALGGTQTIDLIKGVETLAVVVRSFIDELSPADKIDPVRDFQAVESELIVLDLIVLEKKLERMQKEHKKSAEYDLITRCKGWLDEEKPLSLLDLDEADAKVLSGFQLLSLKPVLIVANTAEAQSVDLTPLKEYAAVRYAPIVDFCGAIEMDIAEMDETEQAEFLQELGITESARAKFIRAAYDLSNLISFFTAGEDECRAWTIKKDTLAPQAAGKIHSDIERGFIRAEVVAFADFAAYGSMIKAKEAGKVRLEGKQYVVQDGDIINFRFNV, translated from the coding sequence ATGAAGGTAGGAATAATAGGGCTCGCGAAAGCGGGAAAAACAACTGTGTTTAATGCGCTGACGGGATCATCGGCCCAGACCGGCACCTACGGCACGCAAAAAGCAAACTTAGCGGTCATTAAGGTACCTGATGAGAGGCTTGGTTACCTCTCGAATGTCTATTCACCAAAGAAAACTACTTACGCAGAGATTGCGTTTGTTGATGTACCGGGGCCGACCGATGCGAGCGCAAGCGCACTTGGCGGTACGCAGACGATCGACCTCATCAAAGGCGTTGAAACGCTTGCGGTTGTCGTTCGCTCGTTTATAGATGAACTGTCGCCGGCAGATAAAATCGACCCGGTACGTGACTTCCAAGCGGTAGAGTCGGAGCTTATCGTGCTCGATTTAATAGTGCTTGAGAAGAAACTCGAGCGTATGCAAAAAGAGCATAAGAAGAGTGCCGAATATGATCTTATCACCCGCTGCAAGGGCTGGCTTGACGAGGAAAAGCCGCTGAGCCTGCTTGATCTTGACGAAGCGGACGCAAAAGTACTGAGCGGTTTTCAGTTGCTGAGCCTGAAGCCCGTTTTAATTGTTGCCAATACCGCCGAGGCGCAGAGTGTCGATTTAACGCCGCTCAAGGAATATGCCGCTGTGCGGTATGCCCCGATCGTCGATTTCTGCGGCGCAATTGAAATGGATATCGCCGAAATGGATGAAACGGAACAAGCGGAGTTCCTGCAGGAACTCGGTATCACTGAGTCGGCGCGCGCCAAGTTTATCCGGGCAGCATATGACCTCTCAAACTTAATCTCATTCTTCACTGCAGGCGAAGACGAGTGTCGTGCATGGACCATCAAGAAAGATACGCTCGCCCCTCAAGCTGCCGGTAAGATACACTCCGATATCGAGCGGGGCTTTATTCGCGCAGAGGTTGTCGCATTTGCCGATTTTGCCGCATACGGTAGCATGATAAAAGCAAAAGAAGCCGGTAAGGTTCGGCTCGAGGGCAAGCAATACGTCGTTCAAGACGGCGATATTATTAATTTTCGATTTAATGTGTAG
- a CDS encoding zinc metalloprotease HtpX has translation MNNFRTWLLMGLLTVLLVFAGKLIGGNVGMLVMLGISFIMNLSSYWFSDKIAISMTGSRPVTEQEEPELYAIVRKLSLRAGLPMPRIFVSPSPQPNAFATGRDPEHAVVAVTEGLRNLLSWDEIEGVIGHELAHVKNRDILIGSMAAMVAGMITALANIAQWGLMFGFGGDDEESPLGVIGILIAVIVMPIAAMLVQFAISRSREFEADADGAVIAGRSEPLINALQKLERGAEAIPMDVSPAAAHMFIINPLSSASFARLFSTHPPVTERVARLRRLGR, from the coding sequence TTGAACAATTTCAGGACCTGGCTTCTGATGGGGCTGCTCACGGTCCTACTTGTGTTTGCCGGTAAACTCATCGGCGGCAATGTAGGAATGTTAGTTATGCTGGGCATCTCTTTTATTATGAACCTCTCGAGCTACTGGTTCAGCGACAAAATTGCGATTTCAATGACCGGTTCCAGGCCGGTAACCGAGCAGGAGGAGCCTGAACTTTACGCGATCGTGCGCAAGCTTTCATTGCGCGCCGGGCTCCCTATGCCGCGCATTTTTGTGTCACCGTCACCGCAGCCGAATGCATTTGCAACGGGGCGCGATCCGGAACATGCGGTGGTCGCCGTAACCGAAGGCCTGCGGAACCTGCTGTCGTGGGACGAGATCGAAGGCGTTATTGGGCACGAGCTTGCCCATGTTAAGAATCGCGATATCTTGATCGGCTCAATGGCGGCGATGGTAGCGGGCATGATCACCGCGCTTGCTAATATCGCTCAGTGGGGCTTGATGTTTGGCTTTGGCGGCGACGATGAAGAAAGCCCGCTCGGTGTTATAGGTATACTAATTGCCGTTATTGTGATGCCGATTGCGGCGATGCTGGTGCAGTTTGCGATTTCGCGCTCGCGCGAGTTTGAAGCCGATGCCGATGGGGCAGTAATTGCCGGTCGCTCGGAACCGCTCATTAATGCTTTGCAGAAGCTCGAGCGTGGGGCGGAGGCAATACCGATGGACGTTAGCCCGGCTGCAGCGCATATGTTTATCATCAATCCGCTCTCCAGCGCGAGTTTTGCCCGTCTCTTTAGCACCCACCCACCGGTAACCGAACGCGTCGCCAGGCTTCGCCGGCTCGGTAGGTAG